One Hordeum vulgare subsp. vulgare chromosome 4H, MorexV3_pseudomolecules_assembly, whole genome shotgun sequence DNA window includes the following coding sequences:
- the LOC123447736 gene encoding mitochondrial import receptor subunit TOM6 homolog, translated as MFLGAVPRKPSKEAAYKELRSHLYIMAGCIAAIRAAPYILHFLNREPGMTELKLEL; from the coding sequence ATGTTTCTAGGCGCGGTGCCGCGGAAGCCGAGCAAGGAGGCGGCGTACAAGGAGCTGCGCTCGCACCTCTACATCATGGCCGGTTGCATCGCCGCCATCCGCGCCGCCCCCTACATCCTCCACTTCCTCAACCGCGAGCCCGGCATGAcggagctcaagctcgagctctag